A part of Aspergillus flavus chromosome 5, complete sequence genomic DNA contains:
- a CDS encoding C2H2 finger domain transcription factor — MKNHPCEYPGCDKSFTRAEHLRRHALNHEQPRKGFTCKRCTVHFQRPDLLARHMLRHEKRDEEAGGPGLGVLNTRKRTRRARDGTIIVRPSQREMRSGARSTTSSSTGQDLVVEEEEDPMDEAPISPPISGTDPSSLSIVEADPFLAPMMPGGPFEPYVEPIPGQFDAADGSFNVGLGGMGDFFSMDTATDFNLPFAATCNYNWLFDVASLDDAFHQFDFPLGFDTEPFPGTLNTEYNQAVDKYDGPSALLEVASLMNKEETSQSTLSSIMPDILETDWMSGASFLGPGPTPHLPRLSENCRRGILSLVMQVSPIGIDGRPRTLDSPLLTLGALQGYCDLFFTRFNVTYPLVHQPTFNPDTIDPIFLAAVLFMGATYSTREAHQLAVGIHDKLRSQLLCHEEFSPQPEFWVLQTMLLIDCFGKMRAGPKQRERAQLFHCVLIKLIRRSNCCSIQDTPHLARSEDLDQAWRQAMDAEQRKRLAMLCFMWDTQHAVLFSQSLCMSAFEIRSCLPCSAAAWEASSAREWAHFAARETNRPFLTVLKGYITPGSVSRPRDLNVFARTVILHGLMSVSADLKRRDQTTLRSETPERVGAWTPRMSRSYVLWKVDFDADCLAMKLGQTADPRRFTGLKMAAHALYHASCLALNVEILDLQIVAGAMQILGRTVTPADQSRSQQNISRWLHEDSGPSTTVARHASHLLQDAVLSLHDWDQADAFHFPWCLYLATLACWVFHRGMDPASSEPRMNTDLSSLIVMMTNCPSTTELAALSGKYDPKPLVAAMAQQLATVRWAVVHDTMKVLVGLS, encoded by the exons ATGAAGAATCACCCTTGTGAATATCCCGGCTGCGACAAAAGCTTCACTCGCGCCGAGCATCTGCGTCGGCATGCACTCAATCATGAGCAGCCTCGCAAAGGCTTTACGTGTAAACGCTGCACGGTCCACTTTCAGCGTCCAGATCTACTCG CTCGGCACATGTTGCGACATGAGAaacgagatgaagaagcggGTGGACCAGGGTTGGGCGTCTTGAACACACGCAAGCGGACTCGCAGAGCGCGCGATGGCACCATCATAGTACGTCCCTCACAGCGAGAGATGCGGTCGGGAGCACGttcgacaacctcctcatccacggGTCAGGATTTAGTggtagaagaggaggaagacccTATGGATGAAGCCCCTATATCTCCGCCGATTTCTGGCACAGACCCAAGCTCTCTATCTATTGTCGAGGCAGATCCATTCTTGGCGCCGATGATGCCAGGCGGGCCTTTTGAGCCATATGTTGAGCCTATTCCAGGACAGTTTGATGCAGCGGACGGATCATTTAATGTCGGATTGGGCGGCATGGGCGACTTCTTTAGCATGGACACAG CAACCGATTTCAATCTTCCTTTTGCAGCAACTTGTAATTATAATTGGCTGTTCGATGTCGCCTCTCTGGATGATGCCTTTCATCAATTCGATTTTCCACTCGGCTTCGATACAGAACCCTTCCCTGGTACACTCAACACCGAATATAATCAGGCAGTCGACAAGTACGATGGTCCATCGGCCTTGTTGGAGGTAGCTTCCCTGatgaacaaagaagaaacgTCACAATCTACACTGTCCTCTATTATGCCCGATATTCTGGAGACGGACTGGATGTCCGGGGCCTCTTTTCTAGGGCCCGGTCCGACGCCACACTTACCACGACTGTCAGAAAATTGCCGGCGAGGTATCCTATCTCTTGTCATGCAGGTGTCCCCGATAGGTATTGATGGCCGTCCAAGGACGCTGGACTCGCCTCTGCTTACCCTGGGGGCTCTCCAGGGCTATTGTGATCTCTTCTTTACTCGCTTCAATGTTACATATCCTCTGGTGCATCAGCCAACCTTCAACCCAGATACCATTGACCCGATTTTTCTGGCCGCTGTTCTCTTCATGGGAGCGACCTACAGCACGCGTGAAGCGCATCAGCTGGCCGTGGGAATCCATGACAAACTTCGCAGCCAACTTTTGTGCCATGAAGAGTTTTCTCCCCAGCCGGAGTTCTGGGTCTTGCAAACGATGCTCCTCATCGACTGCTTTGGAAAGATGAGGGCGGGTCCCAAGCAGCGCGAACGCGCTCAGCTATTTCATTGTGTTCTGATCAAGCTCATTCGCCGTAGTAACTGTTGCAGTATACAAGACACGCCTCATCTAGCTCGGTCTGAGGATCTGGATCAGGCATGGCGGCAGGCTATGGATGCTGAACAGCGTAAGCGGCTGGCGATGCTGTGCTTCATGTGGGATACTCAGCACGCGGTTCTCTTCTCTCAGTCCCTCTGTATGTCTGCATTTGAGATCCGGTCTTGTTTGCCATGTAGCGCTGCCGCCTGGGAAGCATCGTCAGCTCGAGAGTGGGCGCACTTTGCTGCCCGTGAAACAAACAGACCGTTCCTTACGGTTCTCAAGGGCTACATTACCCCAGGATCTGTGTCTCGACCCCGGGATCTGAATGTCTTTGCCCGCACTGTAATTCTACATGGCTTGATGTCGGTATCGGCCGATCTCAAACGACGAGATCAAACCACACTGCGGTCGGAAACGCCAGAGCGGGTGGGAGCCTGGACTCCACGAATGAGCCGGTCATATGTTCTATGGAAAGTGGACTTTGATGCCGATTGCCTCGCTATGAAGCTGGGACAAACTGCCGATCCACGTCGTTTCACCGGGTTGAAGATGGCAGCCCATGCCCTCTATCATGCATCTTGCCTGGCATTGAATGTGGAAATCCTCGACTTACAGATTGTCGCGGGAGCAATGCAAATTCTAGGACGAACTGTCACTCCAGCGGACCAGTCAAGATCCCAGCAGAATATTAGTCGTTGGCTGCACGAGGATTCGGGACCATCGACCACCGTGGCACGGCATGCATCACATCTCTTGCAAGATGCGGTGTTGAGTCTTCATGATTGGGACCAGGCCGACGCCTTTCATTTCCCTTGGTGCCTCTACTTGGCTACGTTGGCCTGCTGGGTCTTTCATCGGGGCATGGATCCAGCGTCGTCCGAGCCCCGAATGAATACAGACCTGTCTTCACTGATTGTCATGATGACCAACTGTCCCAGTACTACAGAGCTGGCAGCGTTGTCGGGAAAGTACGATCCCAAACCTTTAGTAGCAGCGATGGCACAGCAACTCGCGACTGTCCGATGGGCAGTTGTTCATGATACAATGAAGGTACTTGTAGGCTTATCTTAA
- a CDS encoding flavin oxidoreductase/12-oxophytodienoate reductase — MVGVGQQLMYSQLTIQTEDGLSHCCPILRTSQSWERGVSIGYIAMVFLPSGKKPILTAINYFTMGSIDTVGPLFQTLRLGAVSLSHRVIQAPCTRMRSTKESDGVFVPNELNVEYYAQRASPGGLMLTEATPISRLAAGYPGVPGIFTPSQIAGWKKVTDAVHAKGAYIFCQLWHVGRATVPSFIEGKQALSASDIPITGKALDGSEYSATPPRPMTVEEIQKTVQEYAAAAKRAMEAGFDGVEIHGANGYLLDQFLHDNVNNRADDYGGSIEKRSRIVLEVLKAAAEAIGADRVGIRLSPYNYFQDTRDSNPNVHWLSLCSQIANLPAEVRPAYVHMIEPRFDEVLDEDAKIDSLSLERPSLDVFRPTLKKGGIAFLAAGSFNPQNAGPKLIDDGADAVVFGRWFISNPDLPRRLKEGLPLNPYDRSTFYGADPAEKGYTDYPFYSK, encoded by the exons ATGGTGGGGGTGGGACAACAATTAATGTACTCTCAATTGACAATTCAAACCGAGGATGGCCTATCCCACTGTTGTCCCATCCTTCGTACCTCGCAATCATGGGAGCGGGGGGTGTCGATAGGCTATATAGCCATGGTGTTTCTACCCAGTGGAAAGAAACCAATCCTAACTGCAATCAATTACTTCACAATGGGCTCTATCGATACTGTTGGACCTCTGTTTCAGACCCTACGCTTGGGCGCGGTGTCCCTCAGCCACCGGGTTATCCAAGCTCCATGCACTCGGATGCGATCGACGAAGGAGTCGGACGGCGTGTTTGTTCCCAATGAACTTAACGTTGAATACTATGCGCAGCGAGCGTCACCTGGAGGTCTTATGCTGACAGAGGCAACTCCGATTAGTCGACTT GCTGCTGGGTATCCAGGTGTCCCCGGTATCTTCACGCCCTCGCAAATCGCCGGCTGGAAGAAGGTCACCGATGCAGTACACGCGAAAGGCGCCTACATATTTTGCCAGTTATGGCATGTTGGTCGGGCAACAGTGCCATCTTTCATTGAAGGAAAGCAAGCCCTTAGTGCCAGTGATATCCCCATTACTGGAAAGGCATTGGATGGTAGCGAGTACAGTGCGACACCTCCGCGGCCCATGacggtggaggagatccaGAAGACTGTGCAGGAATATGCCGCTGCCGCCAAAAGAGCCATGGAAGCAGGGTTTGACGGGGTTGAAATTCATG GCGCAAACGGATATCTCCTGGACCAGTTCCTGCACGACAATGTAAACAATCGTGCAGACGACTATGGTGGTTCTATCGAGAAGCGGTCCCGTATTGTCCTCGAAGTACTGAAGGCAGCCGCCGAGGCCATCGGGGCAGACCGTGTAGGCATTCGCCTATCGCCATACAACTACTTCCAGGATACTCGAGACTCGAACCCGAATGTTCACTGGCTCTCACTTTGCTCGCAAATCGCCAACCTCCCCGCCGAAGTGCGACCCGCATACGTACACATGATTGAACCTCGCTTTGACGAGGTGCTCGATGAAGATGCGAAAATCGATTCGCTCTCCTTGGAGAGACCATCTTTGGATGTGTTCCGACCCACGCTGAAGAAGGGCGGCATCGCTTTCCTAGCCGCGGGGAGCTTCAACCCTCAGAATGCTGGACCAAAGTTGATTGACGACGGAGCGGACGCGGTGGTATTTGGCCGGTGGTTCATCTCGAATCCCGATCTGCCTCGACGGTTGAAGGAGGGTCTGCCTTTGAACCCTTATGATCGGTCGACCTTCTATGGAGCTGACCCGGCGGAGAAAGGATACACGGACTACCCTTTTTACAGTAAATAA